In Helianthus annuus cultivar XRQ/B chromosome 9, HanXRQr2.0-SUNRISE, whole genome shotgun sequence, the following are encoded in one genomic region:
- the LOC110875574 gene encoding uncharacterized protein LOC110875574, translated as MWMFMLIMMVFTRTRAEEDSRVSTNQLVVEGSASTRVPIKNRRRKSKDITTTDSPAEPRVDPHVEQSTEQHANPPKRRGPSINHSVTKYLQNMLEGFKIPLTLDKATKAFIGTSVTDFATELGIIVRDVFPMRFHKWDSVPEDVKTLMYEKLEGKFELLHTDNVLMEYVNSRLHIQWKRSRGVLSQHWKNNGGKTNPRLARSNMHGDCRNQDDWNHLCDYSESEKTRLCSYFFGF; from the exons ATGTGGATGTTTATGTTAATAATGATGGTATTTACAAGAACGAGGGCTGAAGAAGATTCTAGAGTATCAACAAATCAGTTGGTGGTCGAGGGAAGTGCATCCACTAGAGTGCCGATCAAGAACCGTAGACGCAAGTCTAAAGACATTACAACTACTG ATTCACCTGCAGAACCACGTGTAGATCCACATGTAGAACAATCAACAGAACAACATGCCAATCCCCCAAAGAGGCGTGGTCCAAGTATAAATCATAGCGTTACCAAGTATTTACAGAATATGCTAGAGGGTTTCAAAATTCCTTTGACACTGGATAAGGCCACAAAAGCCTTCATTGGGACTTCAGTAACCGATTTTGCAACCGAGTTAGGAATAATTGTTCGCGATGTCTTCCCGATGAGATTTCACAAATGGGATTCGGTACCGGAAGATGTGAAAACTCTAATGTATGAGAAATTAGAA GGAAAATTCGAGCTGCTGCACACAGATAACGTTTTAATGGAGTATGTAAATAGTCGACTACATATCCAATGGAAACGCAGCAGGGGTGTTTTGAGTCAGCATTGGAAGAACAATGGAGGAAAAACGAATCCAAGGTTGGCAAGATCTAATATGCATGGTGATTGTCGGAATCAAGACGATTGGAATCATCTATGCGACTATTCGGAGTCAGAAAAAACCAGG TTATGTTCTTATTTTTTCGGGTTCTGA